The Spirochaetota bacterium DNA segment ATTTTTCGAGCTCTGCATTTCTTCGACCAAGCTCGCGCTCGGCCGGCTCACTCTCGGAGCGGTCGGCCGACATCGTACGAGCTTTCAGTGTGCGGACGGCCGAAAGGGCCTCCGTTTTGGCGGCCTTCACCCCTCTCGCGTCGGGGTCCGAGTTCACCGCGTACTCGAAGAGCAGGGCCATGTTCACGGAGCGTATCCTCGCCTCGCTTTCATCCGCGAGCCGGGCCTTGCCGCACGAGGACGCGATCGCCGCGGCCAGGATTATGGCATATACGGGTCTCATGCTAAAAACGGTAGTCCCCTATCCCGAACTGGAAGGTGAAATCCCCCATGGTATCGAAGTATCCTTTGTCCTGCCCGACCCACACGAGTTTGCGCCCGAACCAGAAGCGCAGCGGCATCATGGGAATCTGGATCTTGAACCCGAAACCGTACGAATACTTGAAGTAAGACATGAGGTTGATATCTTCGATATCGCGTATATCGTGCAGCAGTCCCGCCGCCTTGTCCTCGTTGATGGTCTCGAGGTTGCTGGTTCCCCGGTTCTGCTCCCAGAATTTGTCCGCCCACAGCGAGCCCGCATCGAAGAAGAACGCCAGCCACAGCATCTGGGGATGAATCGGCACCCGGAACTCCGCTCCGTAGAGGATACGATGATACATCCCTATGCGCCATGAGCTCGGCAGCTCCAGGTCGAAGTATTCCCATCCCCTGAGCGTCTCGGGGCCTCCGATATACAGCCTGTCCTCGGACTCCAGCCATTCGTTGCTTTCCCGCGACTGGAAACGGCCGACCGCGCCTCTGGCCAGGGGAGGCGCGAGGAAGGTGGCGTTGCCCCGGAACTCAAAAACGCACGGATGCGTTTTTAAAAACGGCAGGTTGAACGGCGAGTAATACAGGTACGCCTCGGGCGAATACTTTATATAATGGTCATCTCCATGAAGGATGTTTCCCCCGGTAAAGCCGACCGACATCTCAACGCGCGACCCCCGGGTGGGATTCATGTAGTTGTCCTTGGAATCGCGGTAGGTGTACAGGGTGATCGTCCTCTTCTCCTGAAACCCCAGCGATTCCTCTATGAAAACCTCGTCGCTCGCGTTGCCCGACGGGTCGATAATGCCCTTGAAAACATGCGACCATACGCTGCCGACGCCGTAATAATACCAGAACCGGTAACTGAGACCCAGGCTGTACCCCACCGATTGTTTCTGGTACTCGGCCTGATCGTCGGAGTTGGGGAACATCGAGCTGGTCTGGATGGTGTTGACCGTATAGAAGATTGACGCATTGAAACCGATCGGCTTGTCCATGAGCCATGGCTCGTTGAACGAAAGCGTAACCGAGCTTCTAAGGGGACCGTATTCAAACCGCAAGCCCACGCGCTGGCCGCTTCCCATCAGGTTGTTCTCTCCGATGTCGGCGAAGATGGAGAAACCGGAGGTGGTGCCGTAGCCGCCACCGAGCGAGATCGTGCCGGTGGGCTGTTCCTCGACGTCGACGATGAGGTTCATGTATCCCTCGCGGCTGCCCGGACGCACGTCGAAATTCACCTGTTTGAAGAACCCCAGGTTGAATATCTTTTCGCGCGAAACCTGCATTTTATACGAATTGAAGAGCTCTCCTTCCTTGACCAGCAGTTCGCGACGGATGACCTTCTCCTTCGTCTTGACGTTTCCCTTGACGAAAATATTCTCTATATAGGCCTGACTGCCTTCCTCTATCTCGAAATCTATCCGCACGAACTTTCTTTTTTCGGCACGTCCCTTCACCACAACATCACGCTCCTCCACCGTACGCTTGGGCACCACGCGCGCGAAGATATACCCCTTCGAAGCGTACGTGAAGCTGATCATCTGGCGGTCTCTCTGGAACTTGGTATCGTTGAATATCTCGCCTTCCCTGGTCTGCTCGAACTGCGACTCGAGCACCTTGCTCTCGACGATCTGGTTGCCCGCGATGGTATAGCGGTTGAAATAGTAGCGCTCACCCTCGGCCAGCTTGATTGTGATGAATATCACCCTCTTTTCCTTTTTCCGGGGGTCCTTCCATTCATACTCGACCCTGTCCTCCAGGATCTGCGCGTCGAGGTAACCCTCCTCCCTGTAGAGGGCCAGGATCTTCGTCTTGTCCTGCTCGTATATGTCCTTCTTGAAATCGCCGTCTTTAAAGAGGCCGTCCTCCTCGCTTTCCATCACCTTTTTCAGCGTCTTCGCGGGGATCTTCCTGGCCCCGAGGATTGCGATTTTTTCTATCTTGATTTCCTCGCCCTCGTCGATGATGAACAGAACCTCGACGGAATTGGGGTCGTCCTTGTACTGGCGTGTGCGGTATTCAATCACCGCGTTGAACAGCCCCTCACCATCGTATTTTTTCCGCAGTGACTTGACGGCTTTTTCGAGTCTGTCTATCCGAAGCGGCTCGCCTTCCTTTATTCCCACGACCTCCGACAGTTCCGTGTCATAAAGCTTCTCCACGCCGCGGAAGGTGATCTGCCTCACCATGGGGCGCTCCTTGCAGACGAAGCGCAGTCGCACGCCGTCATCGAACTCCTGTATCTCCACCTGAACGTTCTCGAACTGGCCGGCCTTGAACACCGCCCTGATGTCCTCACGGACCTCCGCCCCTTTGAGCGGAAAGCCGACGTCGCTGACAAGCACCTCGTAGAGGTCCTCATTGTCCACATTCTTGAGTCCGACAAACTCAATCTTGCGAATTATCTTCCCCTCGTATTTGGAAGGCTGTGAAAATACGCTATGGAGCATTAATACGGAAGCGCAGACGACCCCCGCCGCCGCTAAAACAATCAGTGCTTTTCTCATCTGCTGACGCTTACCGTTCCCACCATTATATGCAATAATTCCCGCTTCCGGAAAAAAAGATTCCGGATTTCAGGTCTCTTTATCTTTCATAATCCGTAATGTCAACAAAATAGAGTCGTTTTACGCTTTGAATAAATCGACGCCCATACGGGCCGGTGGGGCCTTCAATCGGCCGACCGCGTCGTCGCCAGCGTAAACTTCGGGATGCCGGCACGGTTGAGGCGGTCCATCACCCTGACAATCGTCTCATAATTGGTCATCTTGTCGCCTCGAATCACCACCGCCCCGTCCTTTACGCTCTCCTTCCTTTTTTTCAGCTCGTCGAGAAGTATATCCATCCGAACATTGACATCGTTCAGATAGACCTCGTTCTTTTCGCTGATGGTGATCACCAGGTCGCCCGAACGCTGGGCGCCGGCCTGTACCGCCCGCGGCAGATGCACGGTTATGGCCGAGACATTTCCGATACTGTATGACACCATAAAAAAAAGGATCAGATTGAAGGAAAGGTCAATCAGCGGGGTGATATCGATCGACGTCCTTCGCTGAAACCGCGATTTAAAATTCAAGCCCACGGCCTCACTGCTCCCCGTGGTCCGCAAGGGCGTTCGCGACATGTTCGAGGTCCTTTACGAAACCGTCGACCCGCGATACCATGTAATTATAGAATATCCAAGCGGGGATGGCGACGATCAGGCCAAGCGCCGTGGTGATAAGTGCCTCGGCTATGCCCCTGGCGAGCAGATCGTGGGCGAACTGCCCCTCCCTGGTAAGGCCGCTGAACGATTTCATCATGCCGGTGACCGTCCCCAGCAGGCCGAACATGGGAGTAATGGTCGCAATGGTCGACAGGGTGCCCAGATGACGCTCTATCTTGCGGATGGCCCCGGAAGAGAGATCCGCTATGATCCTGGGGCCGGCACCATTACCCGGAAGCGAGGAAAGGAAACCGTCTATGACCTCCGAGATCGGACCCGGGTAGCGCGCCACCAGGGCGCGGGCCTCCTGCGTTTTACCGGCACGGACGCCCTCGAGACAGCCGGCGACAACAAGCCGGTAGTCATGGCTTATCCTCCGGAAGAATACGACGCGTTCGATGATGATCGCCACCCCTACGATTGAGCATAAAAAGATCGGGGCGAGCATCACCCATGTCGGTACGGCATCGAATACGGAGAGGTAAATATTAGTGCTCATGATGTTTCCTCAAATAAGAATGCGGAGCCCTCCCAGGAACGTTATTCCCGGTTCCGGGTAGCCCTCGCGGAGGTTGTACCTGGCGTTGTACAGGTTCTCAACTCTGACGTAGGCATAGAAGCTCTCCAGCATCCGCCGCTGAAGGCCGAGCACACCGATAACCGCGCCCGAAATCTCCCCGTCGCCGTCGGGATCGGCGTACACCTTGCCCGCCAGCTTGTTGCTCCATTCAAAACGCCATATCTTTCCATTGTATTTTACCGCGCTGCCGAAGTTCTGGCGCGGGCGATAGGTGATATGTTCGGAAGCGATGAAGTAATTGTACTCATAGCGCAGCGATATCTCGAGCACCTCTTCGAAAAGGAGGAACCTGGAATCGACATGCGAGGCGCAGGTGGTCGCCTCGATGGTCTCGGCGCTCAGCACGTCCCCGGGGGTTACGGTATAATAATTATAGAAGTTGTTGTTGTTCTCAACGACGACCCCCGCCTTTATGCTGACGATGTCGTTGACGCGCACCTCCAGGCGCGCGTCACCATGATGCACACGCCCGGGAGGGAGATCGTAGGTCGGCATGATATATTTCTGCTCAAGATAAAACTCCTCGGGCCTGAAGGGGATAAGGTCGCACCGGTAGAGGAGCGAAAACGTAGTGTACTGAAAACCCTTCAGCGTTACGCCTACCACCGGAAACGCCAGCGGCTTTTCGTCCCGGTTGACATCGACGTTGACGCCGAAACTGAGGCCTATATTCGGAGTGATGTTGAAGTCGTCGATGAGCTCGCCGCTGAAGTAACGGTCGGAGGGAATGTCCCCCTGGTAGAAATAGTGCCCCCCCAGGACGTTGCCGCGGATCCTGTTCGACGCCGACCAGATGTATTCGCCGCCGATCTCCGTGGTGACGTGGTTGAGCCTGCTGCGCTCGGACCCATCCGCCGCTATGGCGTTAAGCCGGTGCCGGTATTCCGCGCCGCCGACCGTTATATATCCCTCGAACGAACTGGTCAGCTTGGCAATGTTCTTGATCGACATGCGCGCCTTGTCCTTTTCCTCGCGCGAGTACGTCGGGTTATCGAACATGCCGCGAGAATCATTGTTCACCTCGGCCTCGAGAATCGATTTCAACGAGTCCGTGGGGTTGAAATTACCGGTGTAGCCGATCCTGTTCTCGTTAAAGCTTGAATTCTCGAAAAGGCTGCCGTTGTAACCGAAATCGTTCGAGCGCTTGAAATAGGAGCTGAGGAGGTAGACCGAATTCTCCTGTTCGTGGGAGAGGTTGATCGTCGAGAGCATGTTGTTGTACTGGCCATAGACGACCTGCATATCGATATTGACATTGCGGGAGTGGTCGTTTTTCGGTTCAACGACCGGAGCTACCGCCGCTGGATCGTTTGCCGGGGTCTGGGAAAACCCGGCCGCGCACAGGAAGAAGAGAAAGATCGCTCCCGCCGTTGATTTCAGCCTCATGATCGAACCCGGTGGTGGAGGAATTATGGCGGCGGGGGTGCGTTAATCTACATCTGGTCGCGCCGTACCGCCCGCCTGCATTTCCGGCAGGCCACAGACTCCTGCGGCGTGCCGAAATCGACTAATACATTGATCACATAACCACAGCCGCATCTGTAGGTAAAGGATTTTATCGAGCCGCTCGTCATGGTCCACTCTCCTGTCTGGCACGGATCGCAGGTTATTGTTACACAACAGCCGTACCAGGAACTTAAAAAACCCGGTATTTCCGGTTTTCCTGTACCCCCGATAATTATCGGACCACGGAAAGATGAAGGCGAGGATTATATCCCCGCCCCCGATTTCGCGATACCCCGTCAGGGGCTATTTCAGCGCGGCGACCCTGTCGGTCTTTTCCCAGGTAAACTCGGGTTCCCGTCTTCCGAAATGGCCGTATGCCGCGGTAAGGCGGTAAATCGGCCGCAGGAGGTCGAGCGAATTGATGATGCTCGCTGGCTTGAGGTCGAAGGTTTTCCGGACGCGTTTGGTGATCTCCTCGTCCGAGATTTTCCCGGTGCCGAAAGTCTCCACCATTACCGAAACCGGTTCGGCCACGCCGATCGCGTAGGCGATCTGCACCTCGCATCGGTGCGCGAGGCCCGCGGCCACCACGTTTTTGGCGATATAACGTCCCATATAGGCCGCCGATCTGTCCACCTTCGAGGGATCTTTTCCGGAGAACGCGCCGCCACCATGGCGTCCCATACCGCCATAGGTGTCTACGATGATCTTGCGCCCTGTAAGCCCGGTGTCGCCGTGCGGACCGCCGACGACGAAGCGCCCGGTGGGATTGACGAATATCTTGGTGTCTTTGTCGATAAGGCTGTCGGGTATGACTTTTTTTATAACGGCCTCGATCATGGCCTGACGAATCGTTTCGTAATCGACTTCGGGTGAATGCTGGGTCGAGAGGACCACCGCGTCGATCATGGCGGGTTTTCCATCGACATAGCGCACCGTAACCTGGGACTTGGAATCCGGCCTCACAAATTTAAGCTCTCCGCTCTTGCGGCATTCGGCCAGCTTCTTCACCAGGCGGTTCGCGTACCATATCGGCATGGGCATGAGGTCCTCGGTCTCTGCGACGGCGTAGCCGAACATCATCCCCTGGTCGCCCGCGCCCTGTTCCTTGAACAGCCCCTGCCCCTCGGTGACGCCCTGCGAAATGTCGGGCGACTGTGAATGCACGTATACGTCGACCTGGCAGTTGCCGGTATCGAAGCCTATTTCCGGATCGGTGTACCCAATTTCCTCTATTACGTTAAGCGCGACCTTTTTATAATCGACCGTGGTCTTCGAGGTTATTTCGCCCGATACGACGATCCTGTTGGTGGTAACGAGGGTCTCGCAGGCGACCCGCGAAAACTTGTCACCCCCGAGGTGTGCGTCGAGCACCGCGTCCGATATCTGATCCGAACACTTGTCCGGGTGCCCCTCGGAAACGGACTCCGAAGTAAAAAGATAGCTCTTTCCCGCCATGGTAATCCCCTTTAATTGATAATCATAAAAGAACGGAACCCGCGACCCGCCGCAGGCTCCATCGTGCAAACTTGTATTTCAGCGCCCTGTTGGAGGGCCGTGCACCCTGCCCTTTATTTCTTCCAGTGAATGCATTCGGCGGGACAGCTGTCGATAACATCTTGAATCTTGTCCTCGGACGCGCCCGTCGGATTATGCACGATGCCGACGCCGTCGGACGTCATCTCGAAAACCTCGGGCAACGTATCAACACAAAGCTCACACCCGGTGCACTCACTTTCATCGACGTACACTTCTTTGGCCATACCGACCTCCTTAGACTGATATCGTTTTAACGCACTATAGCACTTTTGGCGCCCGGAGTGCCTTACTTATTTCTTTTCAGGCGTCTCGGCCGGGGCGGCCGGAGTCGAAGCTTTCATCTCTATAATGCCGGGGGTCTCGGCGCCTTCGTCGAGAAGGTCCTTTTCGATGGCCTTGTCGCGATACGACTCGAGGATCGCCAGTCCGAGCGACCCTGTCATGAAAATCGCGACCATAACGGCCGTAGCCTTGGTAATGACGTCGGCCGTCGACGAACCGAAAGCCGACTGGCTGGACCCGCCGAGGATCCCCATGCCGGCGCTTTTGTCCGACTGCAGGAGGATAATAATGACAAGAAGTACGCAGAGTACCGCGAACGATACCGTTCCTATGGTTATCAGTACGCCCATATAAATTCACCTCAGGTTTAATGCGGCCGTGTCTC contains these protein-coding regions:
- a CDS encoding OmpH family outer membrane protein → MRPVYAIILAAAIASSCGKARLADESEARIRSVNMALLFEYAVNSDPDARGVKAAKTEALSAVRTLKARTMSADRSESEPAERELGRRNAELEKLNAAEEQHRQRILAEINRAMNAVASRQGIDFILGAGEGAVYSGKEYDITEEVLREMAALRKRNAPVSR
- the bamA gene encoding outer membrane protein assembly factor BamA codes for the protein MRKALIVLAAAGVVCASVLMLHSVFSQPSKYEGKIIRKIEFVGLKNVDNEDLYEVLVSDVGFPLKGAEVREDIRAVFKAGQFENVQVEIQEFDDGVRLRFVCKERPMVRQITFRGVEKLYDTELSEVVGIKEGEPLRIDRLEKAVKSLRKKYDGEGLFNAVIEYRTRQYKDDPNSVEVLFIIDEGEEIKIEKIAILGARKIPAKTLKKVMESEEDGLFKDGDFKKDIYEQDKTKILALYREEGYLDAQILEDRVEYEWKDPRKKEKRVIFITIKLAEGERYYFNRYTIAGNQIVESKVLESQFEQTREGEIFNDTKFQRDRQMISFTYASKGYIFARVVPKRTVEERDVVVKGRAEKRKFVRIDFEIEEGSQAYIENIFVKGNVKTKEKVIRRELLVKEGELFNSYKMQVSREKIFNLGFFKQVNFDVRPGSREGYMNLIVDVEEQPTGTISLGGGYGTTSGFSIFADIGENNLMGSGQRVGLRFEYGPLRSSVTLSFNEPWLMDKPIGFNASIFYTVNTIQTSSMFPNSDDQAEYQKQSVGYSLGLSYRFWYYYGVGSVWSHVFKGIIDPSGNASDEVFIEESLGFQEKRTITLYTYRDSKDNYMNPTRGSRVEMSVGFTGGNILHGDDHYIKYSPEAYLYYSPFNLPFLKTHPCVFEFRGNATFLAPPLARGAVGRFQSRESNEWLESEDRLYIGGPETLRGWEYFDLELPSSWRIGMYHRILYGAEFRVPIHPQMLWLAFFFDAGSLWADKFWEQNRGTSNLETINEDKAAGLLHDIRDIEDINLMSYFKYSYGFGFKIQIPMMPLRFWFGRKLVWVGQDKGYFDTMGDFTFQFGIGDYRF
- a CDS encoding biopolymer transporter ExbD — translated: MNFKSRFQRRTSIDITPLIDLSFNLILFFMVSYSIGNVSAITVHLPRAVQAGAQRSGDLVITISEKNEVYLNDVNVRMDILLDELKKRKESVKDGAVVIRGDKMTNYETIVRVMDRLNRAGIPKFTLATTRSAD
- a CDS encoding MotA/TolQ/ExbB proton channel family protein, whose translation is MSTNIYLSVFDAVPTWVMLAPIFLCSIVGVAIIIERVVFFRRISHDYRLVVAGCLEGVRAGKTQEARALVARYPGPISEVIDGFLSSLPGNGAGPRIIADLSSGAIRKIERHLGTLSTIATITPMFGLLGTVTGMMKSFSGLTREGQFAHDLLARGIAEALITTALGLIVAIPAWIFYNYMVSRVDGFVKDLEHVANALADHGEQ
- the metK gene encoding methionine adenosyltransferase, giving the protein MAGKSYLFTSESVSEGHPDKCSDQISDAVLDAHLGGDKFSRVACETLVTTNRIVVSGEITSKTTVDYKKVALNVIEEIGYTDPEIGFDTGNCQVDVYVHSQSPDISQGVTEGQGLFKEQGAGDQGMMFGYAVAETEDLMPMPIWYANRLVKKLAECRKSGELKFVRPDSKSQVTVRYVDGKPAMIDAVVLSTQHSPEVDYETIRQAMIEAVIKKVIPDSLIDKDTKIFVNPTGRFVVGGPHGDTGLTGRKIIVDTYGGMGRHGGGAFSGKDPSKVDRSAAYMGRYIAKNVVAAGLAHRCEVQIAYAIGVAEPVSVMVETFGTGKISDEEITKRVRKTFDLKPASIINSLDLLRPIYRLTAAYGHFGRREPEFTWEKTDRVAALK
- a CDS encoding ferredoxin; translation: MAKEVYVDESECTGCELCVDTLPEVFEMTSDGVGIVHNPTGASEDKIQDVIDSCPAECIHWKK
- the secG gene encoding preprotein translocase subunit SecG, producing MGVLITIGTVSFAVLCVLLVIIILLQSDKSAGMGILGGSSQSAFGSSTADVITKATAVMVAIFMTGSLGLAILESYRDKAIEKDLLDEGAETPGIIEMKASTPAAPAETPEKK